From a region of the Arachis ipaensis cultivar K30076 chromosome B09, Araip1.1, whole genome shotgun sequence genome:
- the LOC107615399 gene encoding pectinesterase-like, protein MATRTTLKTPLPTTFFTLLSLLIFLSPSLANDDFTSSPCNLTPHPTFCTATLPSPNILSVHDQCRFFLNQSLVITKKVLEMVSSYLRDRRMRIPGSTLHAIEDCVNSAELNIDFLSIVLRAAERTAANSYQAHYYDTQTMLSAVLTNHQTCMDGFNEVTPYPRITGGLSSVLSNAYKLYSVSLALFAHGWVKNPAARPRTTMNRKLHQTILDGDEGLVVREKVVVNPNGSGDFTTINDAVDAAPNNTGTNNGYHVIYVVAGIYNEYVSLSKNKQNVMIVGDGINRTVITGNRSVVDGWTTFQSATFAVAGKGFVAVNITFRNTAGPAKHQAVAVRNSADMSTFYTCSFEGYQDTLYTHSLRQFYKNCDIYGTVDFIFGNAATLFQDCNIFPRLPMQNQFNAITAQGRMDPNQNTGISIQNSWIVGNDGNYSRVETYLGRPWKEYSRTVYVQCFMDGIVDGKGWVEWNGDFALRTLYFAEFANWGPGSNTTNRVTWEGYHLVDENDADGFTVYNFIQGDSWLPKTGVPFKAGLLKL, encoded by the exons ATGGCCACAAGAACTACCTTGAAGACTCCATTACCAACTACCTTCTTCACCCTTCTTTCCCTCTTGATATTCCTTTCTCCATCTCTTGCTAATGATGATTTCACTTCCTCTCCATGCAACCTCACACCCCACCCTACATTTTGCACTGCCACTCTACCCTCTCCCAATATTTTATCCGTACACGACCAATGCCGGTTCTTCCTTAACCAATCCTTAGTAATAACAAAGAAGGTTCTCGAAATGGTCTCTTCTTATCTAAGAGACCGCCGTATGAGAATTCCGGGTTCCACTTTACATGCTATCGAAGACTGCGTGAACTCTGCAGAACTGAACATTGATTTCTTGTCCATTGTCCTCAGAGCTGCCGAAAGAACCGCCGCAAATAGCTATCAAGCTCATTATTACGATACACAAACAATGCTTAGCGCCGTCTTAACCAATCATCAAACGTGTATGGACGGTTTTAACGAAGTAACTCCATATCCAAGAATCACCGGGGGATTATCAAGTGTACTGTCAAATGCATACAAGCTTTACAGCGTTTCGCTGGCGCTTTTCGCTCACGGTTGGGTTAAAAACCCGGCCGCAAGACCAAGAACTACCATGAACAGAAAGTTACACCAAACAATCTTAGATGGCGATGAAGGGTTGGTGGTGAGAGAGAAAGTTGTGGTGAATCCGAACGGATCTGGGGATTTCACCACCATAAATGATGCTGTGGATGCAGCACCTAACAATACCGGCACCAACAATGGGTACCATGTTATTTATGTTGTTGCTGGGATTTACAATGAGTACGTGTCCCTGTCGAAGAACAAGCAGAACGTAATGATTGTTGGAGATGGCATCAATCGCACCGTGATCACTGGCAATCGAAGCGTGGTTGATGGATGGACCACTTTCCAATCTGCAACATTCG CTGTAGCTGGAAAAGGGTTTGTAGCAGTGAACATTACATTTCGCAACACAGCGGGCCCCGCCAAGCACCAAGCAGTAGCTGTAAGAAACAGTGCAGATATGTCCACATTCTACACCTGCAGTTTCGAAGGCTATCAAGACACACTGTACACGCATTCTCTAAGACAATTCTACAAAAACTGTGACATTTACGGAACAGTTGACTTTATCTTCGGCAACGCCGCAACTTTGTTTCAAGACTGCAACATCTTTCCAAGACTACCCATGCAAAACCAATTCAACGCTATCACGGCGCAGGGCCGAATGGATCCGAACCAAAACACCGGAATTTCCATTCAGAACTCATGGATCGTTGGAAATGATGGGAACTACAGCAGGGTAGAAACGTATCTGGGAAGGCCTTGGAAGGAGTATTCAAGAACGGTTTACGTGCAGTGTTTCATGGATGGGATAGTTGATGGAAAAGGTTGGGTTGAGTGGAATGGGGATTTTGCATTGAGGACCTTGTATTTTGCGGAATTTGCTAATTGGGGTCCAGGTTCAAATACTACTAATAGGGTCACTTGGGAAGGGTACCATCTGGTCGATGAAAATGATGCAGATGGTTTCACTGTGTACAATTTCATACAAGGTGATTCATGGTTGCCCAAGACTGGAGTGCCCTTCAAAGCTGGGttattgaaattataa